The genomic segment GGAAACCCAGGAATCAGTGCTCCCGCGGTGCTGGCGCTCATGTAAAGCCGGCTCCCACACTGAGTTCCACAGGATGgctcaggctggaagggaccgCGGTGCTCATCCGGTCCAActtccctgctcaggcagggccATGGCGGAGCACAGGCCACGGGGCTGCATCCAGACGGTTCGGCAGTGTCTCCAGCGAGGGAGCCTCCTCCCGTCCCCGAGCAGCAGTGACGCCGCTTTGCTCAGCCTCTGCTCGGGGCCTTGCCGTGTCCCACTGCGCCCGTCAGCGCGGCCGAGCCCGACCGCCCGAGGCCCTCCGCGCTCCCGCGTCACTTccggccgcgccgccccgcccgcgccTGCGCACCGCCGCTTCCTCTCCGCGTCGGCGCCGGCGGAAGATGGTGAGTGAGGCCGGGCCCATCCGCCGCCATCCGCCGCCATccgcgccggggccgccgcgCTCAGCCCGCGGGGCGCGCCGGGGATGCGCCGCGTCCTCCAGCCGGCTCCGCGCTGCGCTGCGACAGCGGCTCGCTCCGTCCGGGCGGCCGGGGGGAGGCGGCCGGCGGGAGGGGAATGGCAGCCGcggggcagaggggctgcagcgCTCCGTGCCGCAGCCGGCTGGCCCCGGGACGGACGGGGCTCTGCTCCGTCTTGGCGGCCGCGCCGCTGCCCGAAGTGCCCCggcaggagctggggggctgcagcagcgcCAGCCCGGTGGCATTTCATCGATAATGCTCCAGAGGAGGGCAGCGAGGAGGGTTGGAGGACTGGAACAGCTCTCATGAGCACAGGCTGAGGGAGTTGGACCTGTTCAGCCTCAGAAGAGGCgactgagaggggatctcattatataaatatataataattaaacAGTTAAAATAGTGTGTGAATTAGGGGGCTGTCAAGACGCAGGAGCCAGGCTCCTCTCGGCGGTGCCAAGCAGTAGGATAAacgggcagaaactgatgcacaggcaGTCCCACCTGAGCACGGGGAAGAACTTGTGCGCAGGGCCCGAGCACTGGAATAGGCTGCGCAGAGAGGGTGTGGTTCCCTCTGTGGAGATGCTCAGGAACCGTGAGGATGCactcctgtgccatgtgctctgggccgatcctgcttgagcagggaggttgtgccaggggaccgctgtggtcccttccagcctgacccatgcCGTGACGCTGTGAATCCTCGGTTTTCCCAGCGGCGGGGGGAGGCTGCAGCCCGGCTCTAGAGTGCTCGGCACTCAGCTGCCATGTCAGGAGAGGGGAGCAGCGAGGAGAAGGCTGTCTGTGTAGAGCTGAAGCTCATCCTGGTTTGCCTCCCAACAGGCCAAGCGCACTAAGAAGGTCGGGATCGTGGGTAAATATGGGACCCGTTATGGTGCATCCCTTAGGAAAATGGTGAAGAAAATTGAAATCAGCCAGCATGCCAAGTATACCTGCTCCTTCTGTGGCAAGGTGAGAGagctccttccccttcctccgcaaaagtctttaaaaatcaCACTGTTATTGATGCTAGAAAGGTGATCTGATGCTTCAGTAGTTTTTTTACTGGAGAGAAATGCACCTAGTTCCAAGACAGGGACTAGTGTATAGTGAGCTTTGGGCTACTGTCAGGAATCCTTGAAAAAGTAGACATTTCACATGAATGTTTAGTAGTagttaaatgaaaacaaacattaTTACATTTCATGATACAAAAGAGTGAGCAGTGTTGCCATTTTAGATGTTTTACATAATTAATAAAGTAAACCTGACAGAATTAGAGCATCTTAGTTGTTATCATGATAATTAAGGCTTGACttgggctttttattttctttccagtaaCTTTTTACAGCATACCTGGTGGAGTAACATAGGTTGCTCTTCCCACTTTAAAATTCTGATGGCATTTGCTTATTTCTGTGTGCTGTCTAACTCTGTATGGGGAGGAATTTCTGATAGGAAGTAATCTTAACTGTGTAATCTTAACAtaattaaaatttgcttttaaatctAGTTTTTGACAGTTTGAAAGGTCCAGGACCTTATGCTTTGCACAGATTATATTTTCATCATGGagttttttcttgctttgatttgttgttgggtttttgtttgtccTTAACTTACTGCCTTTCAGTTAGGAAGTGAGTATGTTCGTAGTCttgtctgcagagctgcctaAATCAGGCATAGGTATGGGCAAacctcctgtcacctctgcAAGGTGATGGATACCTGCATGGGGGAGTGAGTTCTGTACCACCACTCACTCTTTAGATGCTGTTTGAAGTGAGTCTGGGTTGAGCAAGCTGGGCTTGCCCAGGGAGCGCCAAACGAGGTGAGGATATCAGTTGTTAGGACCAGGGTAACTCCTTActatttttctccttcaaaatAAGCTGAAGTTTTGATGATGCCTTCAGAAATGAGCCAGTTCATAGCTGGATGGTAAAATGTTTAAGAAGTGTCTAGAGAATTTGAGTAAAAGGATTGTCTGTTCCTTTCCTCTCTTAACTTGGCTTATAGGAGTTCTGTGGTGTGATGCTGAAATCCTTGCCTGAAGTTTCTTGTTTGGCATTTTCAGATGGTGGAgagtgacttttttcttttttttttttttttcttttttcttctgttccagACCAAAATGAAGAGGAAGGCTGTGGGTATCTGGCACTGTGGATCCTGCATGAAGACAGTTGCTGGTGGTGCCTGGACTTACAAGTAAGGAAATGAAGAAGCTCCAATCATCATTTATTTTCACGTAGCTGAGGCATAATACAGCTTTTGacttttgacctttttttttttttttttctttataaattttGATCTACTAACCATTAAGTAGATCTGTCCTGAGATAGCAAATGGGGGGAGTTGCCTGTTCTGTTAAAATTTAATTGCTGTGGATCAAACTCAGTTTGATTGCTATTCTTTGCAGCAGACAAAGCCAGATTTATTCcaagaaaagttattttcatgttttccttctgttgtaaaagcaaagaaattgaATTATAATAACCTTTATTGTGAGGGTGCTGTTGCTTACTGCCTTTGCTCTCTTTCCCCCACAATTCTGTAGAAGACACTCCTGCCCCACGCGTAGCAGTCGTGAGGGATTTGAGCCCACACATTGGTGCACGTGGTGGGTGCATGACTGGGAAATTGGGGTTGGGATGTAGCCTGTGAAGTTCCGTGTGCTTTGTGGACCAAGGCCTACGCTTTGTTGTCAGGAAAACAGAAGTGGAATTAGACCCTGTTTGGCAGCACAGTCAGATGATAACAATTTGAAATGATTAGTGCTGtctcaaaaataaataacaccAGCACTGTTCTGCCACATGCAAATGACTCTGCTTCTTCCTCCAGTACCACCTCTGCGGTGACAGTCAAATCTGCCATCAGAAGACTGAAGGAACTGAAAGACCAGTAGGAGCTACTTCCTGTTCTCCTTGtgaaacatctttttttctccaccGTCAGGATCTGTCCTTTTATCAATAAAAGGGTCATGATGGAGTGGAATCATGTTTGTCTTTTCTGCAAAAAGTCTTGTCTGTTACGTGTGGTGAGTGCCAGGTGCCCAGCAAAGCTGCCCCATCACTGTCTTCCTCTGCTggacaagggagagaaaatagaaaGGTCTGTGGGTTGACataagggcagggagagatcactcaccagcTATTGTCATGGGTAAAACAGACCCAACTTGGGGAAACctgtttaatttattaccaGTTGTATCagagtaggataatgagaaataaaaccaaatgtTAATTCCAAtcacccctcccttcttcccagacTCAGCTTTACTCTTGATTTCCTtgcctttcccagcagctgcccagggggATGAGTCCAGCACATGCTGACTCTGCTGCTCCATCTTCCTCATGGGGAGGGCTCCTCTCacttcctctgctccagcatggggcaCCCATGGcgtcacaagtcctgccagcaaacctgctccagcatgggctcctgGGCTCCTCTGGCCACAGGGCACAGGTCCTGCCACCAGCCTGCTCCACTGCAGGCTtcctgcagtgtcacagcctctgcacagccctgcttcAGCATGGAGCTCTCCATGGGCTGTAGGACTGGGATGGCAGgtttattttagaataatttgATTGCATTGGAACCGAGGTATGTAGTTTTGTTTTGGCTAGCTATAGAAATAACAAcataaaaagtataaaaatacatacataagcaaataataagaaaaaaagtataggaaagggaaaaaataggaaaaatgcCACCACCCATGGATCCAGTGACCAAGACTTGATTGTGGATGATTTGAATGTCCCTTAGTCGAGGTGATTGGTCACAGTCTTGATCTgtgggaggtgggggagccCCTGAAACAAAAGTTTGCCTTAGTACTTTTGGGTGTGGTGGGAATGCCCAGGTTCCACCCCTGAAGGGAGTGGGGTTTCCACCGTCTGATGTAACATTATGGATCTGGATGTGCAGTCCAGGCCCAAAATGGGTTTGGCAGTGCTTCGGGGGTCTTTGATGGTTTATGATCTCTTCTAAGACATTGACAGCTGCCtcaccagcagagctgagccacGGATGAATGCTGTCAGGCCTACGCATGCATGTGAATGTCCCAATACCTTCCAGggaagctgggaaagggaggaggagTTTTACATCTCAGCCAGTTGTGTAAGAGAAGACATTTGCATGATAAAAGCATTATCCCACCTCTCAGGATCTGCTTTCTAATGGCCTTCTCCCTCATCTAGCCCAAAAACAGTTTGTTGCTAAACAAAAGTAGGTTTAAAGTCGTGCACTTCACCAGCTGCTTTTGAAAAGGCCCATTGTTTGAGTCATTAACCCTTAAAATTTCAGTCTCTCAAGGCAGGCACCTGGAGCatcttctgtttctgctgcactgACCTGGGTACCTGCAGACTTGTTCTCACATACTCTCACTCCCCTCTCTGGCTGCAGTtgcttttgtgtgttttttttttctccttaaatctGTTACCCCAGACACTCTACCATCACTGCCAATGGGCTCACCCTTGGCGAGTGGCGGGTCTGTGCTGGAGTGGGCGGACACTGAGTCTGTCAGACAcaggggaagcttctggcagcttctcaccgAGGCTGCCCCTGTAGCCCTCCCACTGCCAAAACCTTGCCATGCAAACACAGTGCACTGTTCTGTATTTATAGGTGTAACTATGGAGACACTAGTAGTGCTATCAGTAGTTTGAGTGGCTCTTGTTACTGGTGAAGCCATTAAAAACCACTTTCCTTTCTAGTTAATTGCACACTTTGTTGCTTGAATGTGCTGAGGTGAATCTGAGGAAAACTTAAATAACTTGAAGAAGCTTGGCTCATCTTGGTATGTCCTTCACATCTGTGCCTCGAGGAACAGTGTAGGGCTCCTTGAGTGGAGGAATGGGCAGATGtaaagggagggaagagagaacACATAAAACATCTCTGCCTTCTCCCATTTCCTCAAGGGACTCAGCTGTGTGCTGCAAGATGGAGAGAAAATGAGCATCCTGACTGGAATGGTAAAAGTACCtcttgctctgctgctggctggtgCTGCTAATGTTACCTCAGCACCACCCACAGATAACTGTGTACTCCAGCCTGTGATGTGTTTGTTGTGTGCAGGTCTCGGGGTTAATCCACCTGAACACTTTGCTCCCTGTGGCTCATTCCCTCCTGGTCTGGTAGCACGCTCTCGTGTCTCGATGTTTGAGTTGCCTGAGTTGCAACAATAAATTCTCATGTTGAGCCAATCCCTCGGACATTCAGTCCTGGTGAAAAAGCTGCTGTTTGAGTTCATAATTGCCTCTAAATGATCCATTTACACTGTCAAGATGCTGGAACATCTTTTATGGTCTGACTTTGAGTTTCACTATGGTTTtgtctgggggttttttggtgacTGCATCTCCCATCCCTAAGAATACAGGTCAGAAAACAAAAGTCTTGTTAATAACTTCAGTTATTaacaaaatttataaataaattttcctgCTGGAGGAAAAATAGTAAGGAAGTAGCAGAGGGGTTGCTTGTTCTTGCTCCAAATTAAGCTTTACATGGATTTAGGTAGTGATAAGCCATAGCAATACTAATTCATTAATGAGCTTGACATCTTCAAAAGATTAATTTAAAGCGGGACCTAAGTAGGAACTTTTTCCCAAATGGCAAAAAAATCTGTGTCTCACAAGTTTGGCTGCAATGACCCTGAACTTGTTTTccaaacttttattttattccttttaattcAGTGCTTCAAAGTTGCCTTTCTAAAGTCAATTCATGTGTTCAGGTATCTGGTGTCATTCATACCAACCTGCATATCCTCATATCCCAACCAGTTTGGGGATGTAagcacttccctgggaagccacTTGCAGTGCCCAATCACTATTTGGGTGGAGaatcttttcctaatatccagcttaaacctcccctgacacaacttaATAACATTCCTTTGAGTCCCGTTACTGATCACCAGAGAGATCAGCCCCTGCTTCCTCTCATGGGTGGCACAGTGTGGTTCTGcatattgctttttttattcttgattTGGTGTGCTTGGG from the Poecile atricapillus isolate bPoeAtr1 chromosome 5, bPoeAtr1.hap1, whole genome shotgun sequence genome contains:
- the RPL37A gene encoding large ribosomal subunit protein eL43, translated to MELFPLFFCCDLPRWKPRNQCSRGAGAHVKPAPTLSSTGWLRLEGTAVLIRSNFPAQAGPWRSTGHGAASRRFGSVSSEGASSRPRAAVTPLCSASARGLAVSHCARQRGRARPPEALRAPASLPAAPPRPRLRTAASSPRRRRRKMAKRTKKVGIVGKYGTRYGASLRKMVKKIEISQHAKYTCSFCGKTKMKRKAVGIWHCGSCMKTVAGGAWTYNTTSAVTVKSAIRRLKELKDQ